One stretch of Riemerella columbina DNA includes these proteins:
- a CDS encoding c-type cytochrome has translation MKKIMLASCLGLSLIACSEKKGEPAQEAETNVMLEEPKATAQNDEAASGKDEGLKLIEGADCLGCHKTDTKLVGPSYEEVANKYTEADVDMLADKIINGGQGNWGEVPMSPHAGLSKENAKKMVEYILSLKKK, from the coding sequence ATGAAAAAAATAATGCTTGCAAGCTGTTTAGGGTTGAGCCTAATCGCTTGTTCCGAGAAAAAAGGAGAACCTGCACAAGAGGCAGAAACCAATGTGATGTTAGAAGAGCCCAAAGCCACCGCTCAGAATGATGAGGCGGCAAGTGGTAAAGATGAGGGACTTAAACTGATAGAAGGCGCCGACTGTTTGGGTTGCCATAAGACAGACACGAAACTTGTGGGACCGTCTTATGAAGAGGTTGCCAATAAATACACTGAGGCAGATGTGGATATGTTGGCAGACAAAATCATCAATGGTGGACAAGGCAACTGGGGCGAGGTGCCAATGAGTCCACACGCTGGATTGAGCAAAGAGAACGCAAAGAAAATGGTGGAATACATCTTATCTTTGAAGAAAAAGTAG